The following proteins are co-located in the Echinicola sp. 20G genome:
- the efp gene encoding elongation factor P, whose amino-acid sequence MASTADFKNGLCMEFNHDIYSIVEFQHVKPGKGAAFVRTKLKSLTTGKVLDKTFNAGEKVTTARVERREHQFLYADDMGYHFMDTATFEQIPIEAKLIERADLMKEGQIVDILIHDETDTPLGVELPPFVELMITYTEPGIKGDTATNALKPATLETGATVMVPLFVDQDIMIKVDTRDGSYSERVK is encoded by the coding sequence ATGGCAAGTACTGCAGATTTCAAAAATGGTCTTTGCATGGAATTTAACCATGACATCTACAGCATCGTGGAGTTCCAGCATGTAAAACCAGGAAAGGGAGCCGCTTTTGTAAGAACAAAACTTAAAAGCCTGACCACTGGAAAGGTACTAGACAAAACCTTCAACGCTGGAGAAAAAGTCACTACTGCCAGGGTAGAAAGAAGGGAACATCAGTTTTTGTATGCAGATGATATGGGATACCATTTCATGGATACCGCTACCTTTGAGCAGATTCCTATTGAGGCAAAACTCATAGAAAGAGCTGACCTGATGAAAGAGGGACAGATCGTTGACATCTTGATTCATGACGAAACAGATACGCCACTAGGTGTAGAACTACCTCCTTTTGTAGAGTTGATGATCACTTACACAGAGCCAGGTATCAAAGGCGATACAGCGACCAATGCATTGAAACCTGCTACCCTAGAGACAGGCGCTACGGTAATGGTTCCTTTGTTTGTGGATCAAGACATTATGATTAAGGTAGACACCAGAGATGGCTCCTATTCAGAAAGAGTAAAATAA
- the accB gene encoding acetyl-CoA carboxylase biotin carboxyl carrier protein, with the protein MKAKEIQELIDFISNSGLAEVKIETDELKLSIKKNSEVQTVKAVEAAPVAPSVAPAPAAAPAPAAETPAAPTADTSSYVEIKSPMIGTFYTTPNPDSDAFVHVGDTIKSGQTVCIIEAMKLFNEIESEVSGKIVKILVENASPVEYDQPLFLVDPAG; encoded by the coding sequence ATGAAAGCGAAAGAAATCCAAGAACTTATAGACTTTATTTCTAACTCTGGCCTAGCCGAAGTAAAAATCGAAACAGACGAACTTAAACTGTCTATCAAGAAAAATTCTGAAGTACAAACTGTAAAAGCAGTTGAAGCTGCTCCAGTTGCACCTTCAGTTGCTCCAGCACCTGCAGCAGCTCCTGCTCCTGCGGCTGAAACTCCAGCTGCACCAACCGCTGACACGTCAAGCTATGTGGAAATAAAATCTCCAATGATTGGAACATTCTACACCACCCCAAATCCTGATTCGGATGCATTTGTTCACGTTGGAGACACTATTAAGTCAGGACAAACGGTATGTATTATTGAAGCTATGAAACTATTCAACGAAATTGAATCTGAAGTTTCAGGAAAAATCGTTAAGATTTTGGTAGAAAATGCTTCCCCTGTAGAGTATGACCAACCATTGTTCTTGGTTGACCCTGCTGGATAA
- the accC gene encoding acetyl-CoA carboxylase biotin carboxylase subunit: MFKKILIANRGEIALRVIRSCKEMGIKTVAVYSTADKDSLHVRFADEAVCIGAAPSRESYLNIPRIIAAAEITNADAIHPGYGFLSENAEFSKICEEYNIKFIGASSDMIDKMGDKATAKATMKEAGVPTIPGSEGLLESIEQGVQIAKEMGYPVILKATAGGGGRGMRIVREESEFKKAWDDARQESGAAFGNDGLYLEKFVEEPRHIEIQVVGDSNGKACHLSERDCSIQRRHQKLVEETPSPFITDELREAMGTAAIKGAEAIGYEGAGTIEFLVDKHRNFYFMEMNTRIQVEHPITEEVTDFDLIKEQIKVAAGIPISGQNYYPKLYAMECRINAEDPANGFRPSPGKINNLHLPGGRGVRVDSHVYAGYIIPPNYDSMIAKLIVSGQSREEVIVRMKRALEEFVIDGIKTTIPFHLALLEDPEFKAGNFTTKFLETFDFSVIKG; this comes from the coding sequence GTGTTTAAAAAAATATTAATTGCCAACAGAGGAGAAATTGCACTAAGGGTCATTCGTTCTTGCAAGGAAATGGGGATCAAAACAGTTGCTGTTTACTCCACTGCTGATAAAGACAGTCTCCATGTAAGATTCGCTGATGAAGCTGTTTGCATAGGAGCAGCTCCTAGTAGAGAGTCTTATTTGAATATCCCTAGAATAATCGCCGCTGCCGAGATCACCAATGCAGATGCCATCCATCCAGGATATGGCTTCCTTTCTGAAAATGCTGAATTTTCAAAAATATGCGAAGAGTATAACATCAAGTTTATTGGTGCTAGCTCAGACATGATCGACAAAATGGGAGATAAGGCTACAGCTAAAGCTACCATGAAAGAAGCAGGTGTTCCTACAATACCAGGATCTGAAGGCTTGCTGGAGTCCATTGAACAAGGTGTTCAAATTGCCAAAGAAATGGGTTATCCGGTAATTCTTAAAGCTACTGCCGGAGGTGGTGGCAGAGGCATGAGAATTGTCCGAGAAGAAAGTGAATTTAAGAAAGCTTGGGATGACGCCAGACAAGAGTCTGGAGCAGCATTTGGCAATGACGGACTCTACCTTGAAAAATTTGTAGAGGAGCCAAGGCACATCGAAATCCAAGTAGTTGGAGACAGTAATGGCAAAGCCTGCCACTTGTCAGAAAGAGATTGTTCTATCCAAAGAAGGCATCAAAAGCTTGTAGAAGAAACTCCTTCTCCATTCATCACCGATGAGTTAAGAGAGGCTATGGGTACGGCTGCTATCAAAGGTGCTGAAGCCATAGGTTATGAAGGTGCTGGTACTATTGAATTCCTTGTGGACAAACACAGAAACTTCTACTTTATGGAGATGAACACAAGAATCCAGGTAGAGCACCCAATCACCGAAGAAGTTACTGACTTTGACTTGATCAAAGAGCAAATAAAAGTGGCGGCTGGAATTCCAATTTCTGGCCAAAACTATTACCCGAAGCTTTACGCCATGGAATGCAGAATCAACGCAGAAGATCCTGCCAATGGTTTCCGTCCAAGCCCAGGAAAGATCAACAACCTCCACCTTCCCGGTGGCCGTGGTGTTAGGGTTGATAGCCATGTTTATGCTGGTTATATCATTCCTCCAAATTACGATTCTATGATTGCCAAACTTATTGTAAGTGGACAGTCAAGAGAAGAGGTTATTGTGAGAATGAAAAGAGCACTCGAAGAGTTTGTGATTGATGGTATCAAAACCACCATTCCTTTCCACTTGGCTTTATTGGAAGACCCTGAGTTCAAAGCAGGAAACTTCACAACCAAGTTTTTGGAGACTTTTGATTTCTCTGTGATTAAAGGTTAA
- a CDS encoding NAD-dependent epimerase/dehydratase family protein produces MQTILGAGGIIANELVRELRTYTEKVRLVSRNPVLVNEADQTFSADLLDLGQTKNALKGSTVAYLTVGFRYKLKIWEKAWPKVMNNVIEACREENVKLVFFDNVYMYDPTCMGHMTEDTPFRPVSKKGHIRAKITELLLEHIAKGNIDALIARSADFYGPSISLKSILTEMVFKPLSRSNSAKWLADPHQAHSFTYTPDAGKATALLGNTPDAFNQTWHLPTASKPPTGKEWIHMVAKEMGNIPKYQVIPKWFFKTSGVFVPFMKELSEMIYQYDRPYIFDSSKFEELFFFKPTSYIEGIRRIIRLDHPSLVKHKDDLLYT; encoded by the coding sequence ATGCAAACTATACTTGGAGCAGGAGGAATTATAGCAAATGAATTGGTTCGAGAACTTCGTACCTATACGGAAAAGGTGCGTCTGGTAAGTAGAAATCCCGTATTAGTGAATGAGGCAGACCAAACCTTTTCTGCTGATTTACTTGATCTAGGCCAAACCAAAAATGCCCTAAAAGGATCAACTGTTGCCTATTTGACTGTTGGGTTTCGATACAAACTGAAAATTTGGGAAAAGGCTTGGCCAAAAGTAATGAACAATGTGATCGAAGCATGCAGGGAAGAAAATGTTAAACTGGTTTTTTTTGATAATGTCTACATGTACGACCCCACGTGTATGGGGCACATGACAGAAGACACTCCTTTCAGGCCTGTTAGCAAGAAAGGTCATATCAGGGCTAAAATTACAGAACTACTTCTCGAGCACATTGCAAAAGGAAACATCGATGCCCTCATTGCTAGATCTGCTGATTTTTATGGGCCTTCCATTTCATTAAAAAGCATCTTAACTGAAATGGTTTTTAAACCATTATCAAGATCAAATTCTGCCAAATGGCTGGCAGATCCTCATCAAGCCCACTCCTTCACTTACACACCTGATGCCGGTAAAGCTACTGCTTTGTTGGGCAATACCCCTGATGCTTTCAATCAGACTTGGCACCTCCCTACAGCCTCCAAGCCACCAACAGGCAAGGAATGGATTCATATGGTAGCAAAAGAAATGGGGAACATTCCAAAATATCAAGTTATCCCAAAATGGTTCTTCAAGACCTCAGGAGTCTTTGTTCCTTTTATGAAGGAATTATCAGAAATGATCTACCAATATGATCGCCCTTATATTTTTGACAGTTCAAAATTCGAGGAATTATTCTTCTTTAAACCCACATCTTATATAGAAGGAATCAGAAGAATAATCCGCTTGGACCATCCATCTCTAGTTAAACACAAAGACGACCTGCTTTACACTTAA
- a CDS encoding DUF3109 family protein, with protein sequence MILVGNAVLSDDLKEHFFVCNLEKCKGACCVEGDAGAPLEDDETKILEEIYPKVKKYITEEGRKVIEEQGTWVIDRDGDKGTPTIGDNRECAYAIIDERGTLKCGIEEAHINGDIDYKKPISCHLYPVRVTKYDEYDALNYDRWDICSPACGLGKELNVPIYKFVKDALIRKYGEAWYEELVRDIES encoded by the coding sequence ATGATATTAGTAGGAAATGCCGTGCTCAGTGATGATCTAAAAGAGCACTTTTTCGTTTGTAATTTAGAAAAATGTAAGGGAGCTTGCTGTGTGGAAGGAGATGCCGGCGCACCACTTGAAGATGATGAAACCAAGATATTGGAGGAAATTTATCCAAAAGTAAAAAAGTACATCACTGAAGAAGGGAGAAAGGTAATTGAGGAACAAGGAACTTGGGTGATTGATAGGGATGGAGATAAAGGTACCCCCACGATAGGAGACAATAGAGAGTGTGCTTATGCCATAATAGATGAAAGAGGAACATTGAAATGTGGGATTGAAGAGGCCCATATCAATGGAGATATTGATTATAAAAAGCCAATAAGCTGCCATTTGTATCCTGTAAGGGTGACAAAGTATGATGAGTATGATGCGCTGAATTATGATCGCTGGGATATCTGCAGTCCTGCTTGTGGTTTAGGAAAAGAACTTAATGTTCCTATTTATAAGTTTGTCAAGGATGCTTTGATAAGGAAATATGGCGAAGCTTGGTATGAAGAATTGGTGAGGGATATTGAAAGCTAG
- a CDS encoding sigma-54 dependent transcriptional regulator, with product MPKILIIDDEKVIRSTLKEILEYENYDIHEAQDGTEGLKMIESQDFDLVLCDIKMPKMDGLEVLDKVSQMDKQPQFIMISAHGSIESAVEATKKGAFDFIPKPPDLNRLLLTVRNALEKKDLVTETKVLKKKLSKKLDMVGESEAINQVKDTIEKVAPTDARVLITGPNGTGKELVAHWLHKKSNRNSAPFIAVNCAAIPSELIESELFGHEKGAFTSANKQRQGKFEQANGGTIFLDEIGDMSLSAQAKVLRALQEHKITRVGGDKDIKVDVRVLAATNKDLKKEIEENNFREDLYHRLSVILIQVPALKDRKEDIPLLVDRFLGDIAKEYGTAKKDIEEKAVKKLMEYPWTGNIRELRNVVERLVILGSQTITLEEIKKYADY from the coding sequence ATGCCAAAAATCTTGATTATTGATGACGAAAAGGTCATCAGGTCTACATTAAAAGAAATCTTAGAATACGAAAATTACGACATACATGAAGCCCAAGATGGTACAGAAGGGCTAAAAATGATCGAATCCCAGGATTTTGATTTAGTTTTATGTGATATCAAAATGCCTAAAATGGATGGACTGGAAGTTTTGGACAAGGTTAGCCAAATGGACAAACAACCTCAGTTCATTATGATTTCCGCCCATGGTTCTATCGAGTCTGCTGTAGAAGCCACCAAAAAGGGTGCCTTTGACTTCATCCCAAAACCTCCGGATTTAAACAGGCTTCTGCTCACCGTAAGAAATGCTTTGGAGAAAAAGGATTTGGTTACAGAAACCAAAGTCCTTAAAAAGAAGCTTTCCAAAAAACTGGACATGGTGGGAGAATCAGAAGCCATCAACCAAGTAAAAGACACTATAGAGAAGGTCGCTCCTACTGATGCCAGGGTGTTAATCACTGGCCCTAATGGTACTGGAAAGGAGCTAGTAGCCCATTGGCTTCATAAAAAAAGCAACCGAAACAGTGCCCCTTTTATCGCGGTTAACTGTGCAGCCATCCCTTCTGAATTAATAGAAAGTGAGCTCTTTGGACACGAAAAGGGAGCTTTCACGTCTGCCAACAAACAAAGGCAAGGGAAGTTCGAGCAAGCGAACGGTGGAACTATTTTCCTTGATGAAATAGGAGACATGAGTCTCTCCGCTCAAGCCAAAGTCTTACGAGCATTACAAGAGCATAAGATCACAAGAGTGGGCGGTGACAAAGACATCAAAGTAGATGTTCGCGTCTTGGCTGCAACCAACAAAGATCTTAAAAAAGAGATCGAAGAAAATAATTTCAGAGAAGACCTTTACCATCGTCTCAGCGTAATTCTTATTCAGGTCCCTGCTCTTAAGGACAGAAAAGAAGACATTCCTTTATTGGTAGATAGATTTCTTGGTGACATTGCAAAGGAATATGGTACTGCTAAAAAAGATATAGAAGAAAAAGCAGTAAAGAAACTTATGGAATACCCATGGACAGGGAACATCCGTGAGTTAAGGAACGTGGTGGAAAGACTGGTTATCCTAGGCAGCCAGACCATCACTTTGGAAGAGATAAAAAAATACGCTGATTATTAA
- a CDS encoding acyl transferase, protein MNYFKSFSSQLESMKVADFEKLALDLFQFQAKENAIYRSYLEARGVDSKAVKKVEEIPFLPIQFFKKFPVVCGKKDDFSSFYSSSGTTGQITSKHFIWSEETYLKHAEKIFEDFYGDLRDYHILALLPAYLERKGSSLVAMADYFIEHSRSGDSGFYLYNYKALIEKLHALKTRNDGRKVLLLGVTFALLDLAEQFNDVFPEMDNLIVMETGGMKGRRKEMIREEVHEILKKAFKISQVHSEYGMTELMSQAYSKGDGKYVLPHSMRIYLRDINDPLTWTRRNQGGINIIDLANFHSCAFIETQDLGRYQEDGTLEILGRFDNSEIRGCNLMVN, encoded by the coding sequence ATGAATTATTTCAAAAGTTTTTCAAGCCAATTGGAAAGTATGAAGGTGGCTGACTTTGAAAAATTGGCTTTGGATCTTTTTCAATTTCAAGCAAAAGAAAATGCCATCTACAGGTCTTATTTGGAGGCTCGGGGAGTAGATTCTAAAGCGGTGAAAAAAGTGGAAGAAATCCCTTTTTTGCCTATTCAGTTTTTTAAGAAATTCCCGGTTGTTTGTGGTAAAAAAGATGATTTCTCTTCTTTTTATTCTAGCAGTGGAACCACAGGTCAAATTACGAGCAAGCATTTCATTTGGTCCGAAGAAACTTATTTAAAACACGCAGAAAAGATATTTGAAGATTTTTATGGTGACTTAAGGGATTATCACATTTTAGCCTTATTGCCTGCGTACTTGGAAAGAAAGGGAAGTTCATTGGTGGCCATGGCAGATTATTTTATCGAGCACTCCCGTTCAGGGGACTCAGGGTTTTATTTGTATAATTATAAGGCTTTGATCGAGAAGCTTCATGCTTTAAAAACTCGGAATGATGGAAGAAAAGTGCTGCTTTTGGGAGTGACCTTCGCTCTGTTGGATTTGGCAGAACAATTTAATGATGTGTTTCCAGAAATGGATAATCTTATTGTGATGGAAACAGGTGGGATGAAGGGTAGGCGTAAAGAGATGATCCGTGAGGAGGTTCATGAGATACTAAAGAAAGCTTTCAAGATAAGTCAAGTGCATTCAGAATATGGTATGACCGAATTGATGTCCCAAGCATATTCAAAAGGAGATGGGAAGTATGTTTTGCCTCATTCCATGCGTATTTACCTTAGGGATATCAACGATCCTTTGACTTGGACAAGAAGAAATCAAGGAGGAATAAACATTATTGATTTGGCGAATTTCCATTCTTGTGCATTTATAGAGACACAGGACCTGGGGAGGTATCAGGAGGATGGGACACTGGAAATTCTAGGTAGATTTGATAATAGTGAGATTAGAGGGTGTAATTTAATGGTGAATTAA
- a CDS encoding thiamine pyrophosphate-dependent enzyme: MIEVETLPQNKVNLKLEKDQILFDYRIVQQSRQASLMGRKEVFMGKAKFGIFGDGKELAQVVMARYFKDGDFRSGYYRDQTFMLAIEELKLQEYFAQLYAHVDVKEEPASAGRLMNGHFATRSLNDDGSWKDIRNVKNSAGDISPTAGQVPKLVGLGYASKLFKENKELQEIEEFKGLGQEIAWGTIGNASTAEGMFYETINAAGVLQIPMVVSVWDDEYGISVPNKYQTTKESISEALSGFQRDEEKPGLEIIVVRGWDYEALHQAYERAEKLAREEFVPALVHVIEMTQPQGHSTSGSHERYKSKERLQWENDHDCILMFRSYILDNELATEEELEEIDREAVKFVREQKEKAWKAFSGSIKEELNDAVQLIKSAAQNSGQISVLNQLADELSKTLNPIRKDVNGAVRKALWLMRFDQSEVRFELKNWYEDQKEKNHGRYNSHLYSESSESNQKVNVIPADYSDDEHLVDGREVLQACFDKMLSRDPRVFAFGEDVGKIGDVNQAFAGLQAKHGELRVTDTGIRETTIIGQGIGAALRGLRPIAEIQYLDYLYYALMTLTDDLASLHYRTKGGQKAPLIVRTRGHRLEGVWHSGSPMSAILGSLRGLLVCVPRNMTQAAGMYNTLLKSDEPALMIECLNAYRQKEKMPLNVGEFTVPLGKPEILREGNDITLVTYGAMCRIALDAAEQLDELGVSMEVIDVQTLLPFDVHHSIIDSIKKTNRVIFADEDVPGGATAYMMQKVLEEQKAYYLLDSEPVTVAAKAHRPAYSSDGDYFSKPSSDDLVEKAYEIMNEVDPVSYPMW; the protein is encoded by the coding sequence ATGATAGAAGTGGAAACGTTACCTCAAAATAAGGTTAATCTTAAATTAGAAAAAGACCAGATTTTATTTGATTACAGAATTGTTCAACAAAGCCGCCAAGCTTCCTTGATGGGAAGAAAGGAGGTCTTTATGGGCAAAGCGAAGTTTGGAATTTTTGGTGACGGAAAGGAGTTGGCGCAAGTGGTTATGGCCAGGTATTTTAAGGACGGAGACTTCCGTTCAGGTTACTATCGGGATCAAACATTTATGTTGGCCATTGAAGAGTTGAAACTTCAGGAATATTTTGCACAGCTGTATGCCCATGTAGATGTGAAAGAAGAGCCTGCCTCTGCGGGAAGATTGATGAATGGTCACTTTGCTACCAGGTCATTGAATGATGATGGGAGTTGGAAGGATATCAGGAATGTAAAAAATTCTGCTGGAGATATTTCACCCACCGCAGGTCAGGTGCCAAAGCTTGTGGGCTTAGGGTATGCCTCTAAACTTTTCAAAGAAAACAAAGAACTTCAAGAGATTGAAGAATTCAAAGGCTTAGGTCAGGAGATTGCCTGGGGAACTATCGGAAATGCTTCTACAGCAGAAGGAATGTTTTATGAAACCATCAATGCTGCCGGAGTACTTCAGATTCCAATGGTAGTTTCGGTTTGGGATGATGAATATGGTATTTCAGTTCCTAATAAATACCAAACAACCAAAGAAAGTATTTCAGAGGCCCTGTCAGGTTTTCAAAGGGATGAAGAGAAGCCCGGTCTTGAAATCATAGTAGTAAGAGGTTGGGATTATGAAGCTTTGCACCAAGCTTATGAAAGGGCTGAGAAGTTGGCCAGAGAAGAATTTGTACCTGCTTTGGTACATGTCATTGAGATGACCCAGCCTCAAGGTCATTCCACATCTGGTTCTCATGAAAGGTACAAATCCAAAGAAAGACTTCAGTGGGAAAATGACCATGACTGTATCTTGATGTTCAGGTCATATATTTTGGATAATGAGCTTGCGACAGAAGAGGAACTAGAGGAGATCGACCGTGAAGCGGTGAAGTTTGTGAGAGAGCAAAAAGAAAAAGCTTGGAAAGCATTTTCAGGAAGTATCAAGGAAGAATTGAACGATGCAGTTCAGCTGATCAAGTCTGCCGCGCAAAATAGTGGGCAGATTTCAGTACTTAACCAGTTAGCCGATGAATTGTCCAAAACGCTCAACCCGATCCGTAAGGATGTTAATGGTGCGGTTAGAAAGGCATTGTGGTTAATGAGATTTGATCAATCTGAGGTGAGATTTGAACTTAAAAACTGGTACGAAGATCAAAAAGAGAAAAACCATGGCAGGTATAACAGCCATCTGTATTCCGAATCCTCTGAAAGTAACCAGAAGGTAAATGTAATTCCAGCAGATTATTCAGATGATGAACATTTGGTAGATGGTAGAGAAGTTCTTCAGGCTTGCTTTGATAAGATGCTAAGTAGGGATCCAAGGGTTTTTGCTTTTGGCGAAGATGTAGGTAAGATCGGTGATGTGAATCAGGCTTTTGCTGGTTTGCAGGCTAAGCATGGAGAATTGAGGGTGACAGATACTGGTATCAGAGAAACTACAATCATTGGACAAGGGATTGGGGCGGCGCTAAGAGGTTTGCGTCCGATTGCAGAAATCCAATATTTGGATTATTTATATTATGCTTTGATGACCCTGACGGATGATCTTGCAAGTCTTCACTATAGAACTAAAGGAGGTCAAAAGGCACCTTTGATAGTAAGGACAAGGGGACATAGGTTGGAAGGTGTTTGGCATTCGGGTTCACCAATGAGTGCGATTTTGGGAAGTTTGAGAGGTTTATTGGTTTGTGTACCAAGAAATATGACACAAGCAGCAGGAATGTACAATACTTTGCTTAAAAGTGATGAGCCTGCTTTGATGATTGAATGTTTGAATGCTTATCGTCAAAAGGAAAAAATGCCTCTCAATGTTGGGGAATTTACCGTTCCGCTTGGTAAACCAGAGATTCTTCGAGAAGGTAATGACATTACATTGGTGACTTATGGTGCCATGTGCAGAATAGCTTTGGATGCTGCAGAGCAACTTGATGAGTTAGGTGTGTCAATGGAGGTGATTGATGTGCAAACACTATTGCCTTTTGATGTACATCATTCGATTATAGATTCTATAAAGAAAACCAATCGAGTGATATTTGCTGATGAGGATGTTCCTGGTGGAGCAACGGCTTATATGATGCAGAAAGTACTGGAAGAACAAAAAGCCTATTATTTGCTGGATTCGGAGCCTGTTACTGTTGCGGCTAAAGCGCATAGGCCAGCCTACTCTTCGGATGGAGACTATTTTTCCAAACCAAGTTCGGATGACTTGGTTGAGAAAGCGTATGAAATCATGAATGAGGTGGATCCTGTAAGCTATCCTATGTGGTGA
- the ald gene encoding alanine dehydrogenase → MIIGIPKEIKNNENRVAITPAGAQELVKRGHTVYVQHTAGEGSGFPDEVYVEAGAKILPTIEETYAIAEMIMKVKEPIEPEYDLIREDQLLFTYFHFASHEPLTKAMIKSKSVCLAYETVEKAGGGLPLLVPMSEVAGRMATQKGANYLEKPLGGKGILMGGVPGTLPAKVLILGGGVVGTQAAWMAAGLKADVTILDVSLPRMRYLSDVMPANVKTRMSNEFNIRELIKTADLIIGAVLIPGAKAPHLITRDMLKDMQPGTVLVDVAVDQGGCIETCKPTTHENPTFIIDDVLHYCVANMPGAVPYTSTVALTNATLPYAIQLAEKGWKKASQENKELAKGLNVIKGDVVYKAVAEAFDLEYTPVENYLS, encoded by the coding sequence ATGATTATAGGGATTCCTAAAGAGATTAAAAACAACGAAAACAGGGTAGCCATTACCCCTGCGGGTGCCCAAGAACTTGTAAAAAGAGGACACACTGTATATGTCCAACATACCGCTGGAGAAGGTAGTGGATTTCCTGATGAAGTATACGTTGAAGCTGGTGCCAAAATCCTTCCTACTATTGAGGAAACTTATGCCATCGCTGAAATGATCATGAAGGTAAAAGAACCAATTGAACCTGAATATGATCTTATTAGAGAAGACCAACTTTTATTCACTTATTTTCACTTTGCATCTCATGAGCCACTTACCAAGGCCATGATCAAGAGCAAATCAGTATGTCTTGCTTACGAAACAGTTGAAAAAGCTGGAGGTGGGCTTCCTCTTTTGGTCCCAATGTCAGAAGTGGCAGGTAGAATGGCCACTCAAAAAGGTGCCAATTATCTTGAAAAACCACTAGGAGGAAAAGGAATCCTTATGGGCGGTGTGCCAGGAACCCTTCCTGCTAAAGTACTGATTTTAGGAGGTGGTGTCGTTGGCACTCAAGCAGCATGGATGGCTGCTGGACTTAAGGCTGATGTAACGATACTTGACGTTTCTCTTCCAAGAATGCGCTACTTATCAGACGTTATGCCTGCCAATGTAAAAACAAGAATGTCAAATGAATTCAACATCAGGGAATTGATCAAAACTGCTGACTTGATCATCGGTGCTGTTTTGATCCCTGGGGCCAAAGCTCCTCATTTGATCACTCGTGATATGCTTAAAGATATGCAACCAGGAACTGTGCTTGTTGACGTGGCTGTGGACCAAGGTGGATGTATCGAAACTTGTAAGCCAACCACCCATGAAAATCCTACTTTCATCATTGATGATGTGCTTCACTATTGTGTAGCCAATATGCCGGGAGCTGTGCCTTATACTTCTACTGTGGCACTGACCAACGCTACACTACCGTACGCCATTCAATTGGCAGAGAAAGGTTGGAAAAAAGCATCTCAAGAAAATAAAGAGTTGGCTAAAGGCCTTAATGTCATCAAAGGAGATGTTGTTTATAAAGCAGTTGCAGAAGCATTCGATCTAGAATACACTCCAGTTGAGAACTATTTGTCTTAA